The Petrotoga sibirica DSM 13575 genome contains a region encoding:
- a CDS encoding carbohydrate ABC transporter permease yields MSKRKGLAKKEARKGFGISSIYLIYAAIFWGYPFVWLFILLFSKWRFVGSPQFVGFRNITRVLTDPLFWKTVTNVFRFMMYYIPLVLIGALLFAIALNKIKFGKTFISLSFLLANVSSGVAYSIMFSNLFSVNGPVNKALNTLFGITIPWFTSPQWAMFSIALIVIWKFIGYYGLILYAGLTAIPKSLYEAAELDGAGSLTKFFKITLPLLNPSIIMVSVLAITLAFGIFTEPYMITGGGPMRSTLTPMMHMITTAFQRMDPTYAATMAVFVAMISFGMIWIIRKTMEREVDLV; encoded by the coding sequence ATGAGTAAAAGAAAGGGGTTAGCAAAAAAAGAAGCAAGGAAAGGATTCGGTATTTCTTCAATATATTTAATTTATGCGGCAATATTTTGGGGTTATCCTTTTGTATGGTTATTTATACTCCTTTTTTCTAAATGGAGGTTTGTCGGATCTCCTCAATTCGTCGGTTTTCGCAACATTACGAGGGTCTTGACCGACCCTCTTTTTTGGAAAACAGTAACTAATGTTTTTCGTTTTATGATGTACTATATCCCTCTTGTGTTAATAGGGGCTTTACTCTTTGCCATTGCTTTGAACAAAATAAAGTTTGGAAAAACATTTATATCGCTTTCTTTTTTGTTAGCCAATGTTTCATCAGGAGTTGCTTATTCTATTATGTTTTCAAACCTTTTTTCTGTAAATGGACCCGTAAATAAAGCTTTAAATACTCTTTTCGGTATTACTATTCCTTGGTTTACAAGCCCACAATGGGCGATGTTTTCCATTGCTTTGATAGTTATTTGGAAATTCATTGGCTACTATGGCTTAATACTATATGCAGGGTTAACCGCTATACCAAAATCTTTATATGAAGCGGCGGAGTTGGACGGTGCAGGAAGTCTTACAAAGTTTTTTAAAATCACATTGCCACTATTAAATCCCTCCATAATAATGGTCTCGGTTTTGGCTATTACTTTGGCTTTTGGAATATTTACAGAACCCTACATGATAACCGGGGGTGGGCCAATGAGAAGTACTTTAACCCCGATGATGCATATGATTACTACAGCATTCCAAAGAATGGACCCAACTTACGCAGCAACAATGGCAGTATTTGTTGCTATGATTAGCTTTGGAATGATTTGGATAATAAGGAAAACTATGGAGAGAGAAGTTGATCTAGTATGA
- a CDS encoding carbohydrate ABC transporter permease has protein sequence MTNKKIQSGNVILHIIMFFLSLIWFYPYAWLFLASVKPSAEIYTRFLPTKFTLDHFKFILESAERMNRPFIRAFFISLFASVTVTVCVIITSAIISFALSKYRFKARDGIFNFIIFQMVFPGFMFTIPLYILMRNMHLLNSLAALIVPFIMSGWGIFMMTQSFRGTPNDYIEAAKIDGASDLFIIFRIMLPLNNSVMAIVGLFTFIGVWDNFMWPLIVIQDYYKMPLSVLLASFNHEYGAYIGPVMAGSVIQTLPMVLIFIIFRKAFLQGISMSLK, from the coding sequence ATGACAAATAAAAAAATACAGTCTGGAAATGTAATTCTTCATATAATAATGTTTTTTTTATCTCTAATCTGGTTTTACCCTTATGCATGGCTATTCTTGGCATCGGTAAAACCTTCCGCTGAAATCTATACCAGATTCCTACCAACAAAGTTCACTTTAGACCATTTTAAATTTATACTAGAAAGCGCCGAAAGAATGAATAGACCGTTTATAAGGGCATTTTTTATAAGTTTATTTGCATCTGTCACTGTTACAGTATGTGTTATAATAACATCTGCCATTATTTCTTTTGCGTTGTCAAAATATAGATTTAAGGCAAGAGATGGAATATTTAATTTCATTATCTTCCAAATGGTGTTTCCTGGATTCATGTTTACGATACCTTTATACATATTAATGCGAAACATGCATTTGTTAAATTCGTTGGCTGCATTAATTGTTCCCTTTATTATGAGCGGATGGGGTATTTTTATGATGACTCAAAGTTTTAGAGGGACCCCAAACGACTATATCGAAGCAGCAAAAATCGACGGAGCCAGCGATTTATTCATTATTTTTAGAATTATGTTACCTTTAAACAATTCCGTTATGGCCATTGTTGGGCTCTTCACATTCATCGGAGTATGGGATAATTTCATGTGGCCACTCATCGTCATTCAGGATTATTACAAAATGCCTCTTTCCGTGTTGCTTGCAAGTTTTAATCATGAATACGGTGCATATATTGGACCAGTAATGGCAGGTTCAGTGATCCAAACTTTGCCAATGGTGCTTATCTTCATTATCTTCAGAAAGGCTTTTTTACAAGGTATTTCAATGTCTTTGAAATAA
- a CDS encoding TIM-barrel domain-containing protein produces the protein MFTMMQLTQYTTLYRSGKPFKTGAVIVELESKDFQQNDTFPYFQVEEENNKINFVYKMSKEDVVYGLGETLGALNKRGKIYRFYNTDDPEHTPEKMSLYGSHPFMILDGKSTFGLFIDYPSEIIFDIGFTDKDILKITVPSKDFDLYIFDTDEKLSIIKEYFNLTGKPYIPPKWAFGFQQSKWSYFSEEEVRNVAKKFRETGIPCDVIYTDIDYMDSYKVFTINKEKFPNFEGMVKDLKEIGIKIIPIIDPGVKIEKEYEMYEEGKQKGFFCVDEKGNDFVAAVWPGPTHFPNFLNSEVRRWWGKKYKLFTDMGIKGFWNDMNEPSIFYTPKGLNKLFELLRYLEENKENAGIEVFLAKETLLNIANNKEDYSSFFHKLDDGSLINHDTVHNLYGFNMTKATADELKELLPNERYLLLSRSSYPGLHRMASIWMGDNKSWWEHMLVNIRMLQSLNMMGFFYTGADVGGFGADSSAELVIRWMELGAFTPFYRNHTALNTRSQEPWQFDEESLNIMRDIVRLRYAFIPYTYSEYMNSVKESVPFVKPLSFVFEGDRVKDIEDQYMYGDSLMVGTVHEQNKKGRYVHLPEVKWLNWTASKYEERNMKVYEPGDYYIEADLNEIPLFIKENSLIVLSEPMNYVGEKDITELTVIGLVSDHAIYNYYDDDGTTYNFTKGEFGNLKIDITKVDSDFKIDVKPYDPANILKIKKIHFEIYDSDGSVIKKDMLI, from the coding sequence ATGTTCACAATGATGCAGTTAACGCAATACACTACTTTGTACAGAAGCGGCAAACCTTTTAAAACAGGGGCGGTGATCGTTGAATTAGAAAGCAAAGATTTCCAACAAAACGATACTTTCCCATATTTTCAAGTTGAAGAAGAAAACAACAAAATAAATTTCGTATACAAGATGTCAAAAGAAGATGTTGTATATGGATTAGGAGAAACTCTTGGGGCATTGAACAAAAGAGGTAAAATCTACAGATTCTACAACACAGATGATCCTGAACACACCCCTGAAAAAATGTCTTTATACGGTTCTCATCCTTTTATGATCTTGGATGGAAAAAGTACTTTCGGATTATTCATTGATTATCCTTCTGAAATTATCTTTGACATAGGATTCACAGATAAAGATATTTTAAAGATAACCGTTCCTTCAAAAGATTTTGATTTGTATATCTTTGATACTGATGAAAAGCTATCCATAATAAAGGAATACTTTAATTTAACAGGTAAACCTTACATCCCTCCAAAATGGGCCTTTGGGTTTCAGCAATCAAAGTGGAGTTATTTCTCTGAAGAGGAAGTTAGAAATGTAGCAAAAAAATTCAGAGAAACTGGAATCCCTTGTGATGTCATTTACACAGATATAGATTACATGGATAGTTACAAGGTTTTCACAATAAACAAAGAAAAATTTCCTAACTTCGAAGGGATGGTGAAGGACCTAAAAGAAATAGGAATAAAAATTATACCGATTATAGACCCTGGGGTAAAGATAGAAAAGGAATATGAAATGTACGAAGAAGGTAAGCAAAAAGGCTTTTTCTGTGTGGATGAAAAGGGTAATGACTTTGTTGCAGCTGTTTGGCCCGGACCTACGCACTTTCCAAACTTTTTGAACTCAGAAGTTAGAAGATGGTGGGGTAAGAAGTATAAACTCTTTACAGATATGGGAATAAAAGGCTTTTGGAACGATATGAATGAACCTTCAATATTTTATACTCCTAAAGGTTTAAACAAGCTTTTTGAACTGTTGAGATATTTGGAGGAAAATAAGGAAAATGCCGGAATAGAGGTTTTCTTGGCAAAAGAAACACTTTTAAACATAGCCAACAACAAAGAAGATTATAGTAGCTTCTTTCACAAACTAGATGACGGTAGTTTAATAAATCACGATACAGTTCATAACTTATATGGATTCAATATGACGAAAGCGACTGCAGATGAGTTGAAAGAGTTATTACCGAATGAAAGATACCTGCTACTGTCAAGAAGCAGTTATCCTGGCCTTCACAGGATGGCTTCAATATGGATGGGAGATAATAAATCTTGGTGGGAACATATGCTTGTTAATATAAGAATGCTGCAATCTTTAAATATGATGGGATTTTTCTACACAGGGGCTGATGTTGGTGGCTTTGGAGCAGATTCATCTGCCGAATTAGTCATAAGATGGATGGAGTTAGGAGCATTCACACCTTTTTACCGAAACCACACCGCACTAAATACAAGGTCTCAAGAACCTTGGCAGTTCGACGAAGAATCATTGAACATCATGAGAGATATAGTGAGGCTCAGATACGCTTTCATACCTTATACTTACTCAGAATATATGAACTCCGTGAAGGAATCGGTCCCATTTGTAAAACCTTTATCTTTTGTATTTGAAGGGGATAGGGTAAAAGATATAGAAGATCAGTACATGTACGGAGATTCCTTGATGGTGGGAACGGTTCATGAACAAAACAAAAAGGGAAGATACGTACACTTGCCAGAAGTGAAGTGGCTAAATTGGACAGCTTCTAAATACGAAGAAAGAAATATGAAGGTTTATGAACCGGGTGATTATTACATTGAGGCGGATTTAAACGAAATTCCTCTTTTTATAAAAGAGAATAGCTTGATAGTTCTGTCCGAACCTATGAATTATGTTGGTGAAAAAGACATTACAGAACTGACAGTCATTGGTTTGGTTAGCGATCACGCTATTTACAATTATTATGATGACGATGGAACTACTTACAACTTCACAAAAGGTGAGTTTGGTAATTTAAAGATAGATATAACAAAAGTAGACAGCGATTTCAAAATAGATGTGAAACCATACGATCCAGCAAATATTTTGAAAATAAAAAAGATCCATTTCGAAATATACGACAGTGATGGAAGTGTCATCAAAAAAGATATGCTCATTTAG
- a CDS encoding SHOCT domain-containing protein, translating to MGYCYLWGAYGQSILGGYWWIIPLLFWGLLVTVIVLLFGANKKRSSYHALDILKQEYALGRISREEYLSKKKDLK from the coding sequence ATGGGATATTGTTACCTGTGGGGTGCTTATGGGCAGAGTATTCTAGGTGGATATTGGTGGATTATACCTTTGCTTTTCTGGGGACTACTTGTAACGGTGATTGTGCTGTTATTTGGGGCAAACAAAAAGCGCAGCAGCTATCATGCTCTGGACATTCTCAAACAAGAATATGCTCTGGGGCGGATTTCAAGAGAAGAGTATTTGAGCAAGAAAAAAGATTTAAAGTAA
- a CDS encoding SHOCT domain-containing protein, whose amino-acid sequence MMGYGLGMIGGGFSLIFLIIIVIAVIYFINNRNDDNSSSYHNNNNDFHHQADRAEEIAKERYAKGEISKEEFDQIMKDLK is encoded by the coding sequence ATGATGGGATACGGTTTGGGAATGATAGGTGGAGGATTTTCTTTGATTTTCTTGATAATAATTGTCATAGCAGTGATTTATTTTATTAATAATAGGAATGACGATAATTCGAGTTCATATCACAACAATAATAATGACTTTCATCATCAAGCTGATAGAGCTGAAGAGATCGCTAAAGAGCGTTATGCTAAAGGTGAAATAAGCAAGGAAGAATTTGATCAGATAATGAAAGACTTGAAATAG
- a CDS encoding alanyl-tRNA editing protein produces the protein MSEKVKIINVVKQANRYFATIENNPFYPDGKGGQIGDRGKIDTAEVLSSTEKVVVLNKYLHPGEYFYEIDEKRRFDIAQQHTAQHILSAAFERIASLKTVSFKMGEEYSTIDLDGQNIGEEVLNKAQELSNDIISKCIEVEEIFTDKEGAQKYNLRKPLSDKVSGEVRLIKIDDFDISACGGFHVKNTGNINLLKITNTEKVKGNLTRIYFLGGLRTIEDYSQKDSILKSISSILTSGLYDLENKVESLLNENKDYKNRIKKLAEKMAYHLARDLIEKAVIVNNNKVVYHKKEDETADFLHKYVDLKNYTLIIEDEKNKTFSIFSNNINCKELIDKLKVNNNIKGGGSEVRGNINGDTKFEDILKILEK, from the coding sequence TTGAGTGAAAAAGTAAAGATAATCAATGTAGTAAAGCAAGCAAATAGGTATTTTGCTACCATAGAGAATAACCCTTTTTATCCTGATGGGAAAGGCGGACAAATTGGAGATAGGGGTAAAATTGATACTGCTGAAGTTTTAAGTTCTACAGAAAAAGTTGTGGTCTTAAACAAATATTTACACCCAGGTGAATATTTTTATGAAATAGATGAAAAAAGAAGATTTGATATAGCTCAACAGCATACTGCACAACATATATTATCGGCTGCTTTTGAAAGAATAGCTTCATTAAAAACCGTTAGTTTTAAGATGGGTGAAGAATATTCTACTATAGATTTGGATGGACAAAATATTGGGGAAGAAGTGTTAAATAAAGCCCAAGAACTTTCAAACGATATAATTTCTAAGTGTATAGAAGTGGAAGAAATATTTACTGATAAAGAGGGAGCTCAGAAATACAATTTAAGAAAACCTCTAAGTGATAAAGTAAGTGGTGAAGTGAGGCTGATAAAAATAGATGATTTTGATATATCTGCTTGTGGCGGTTTTCATGTAAAAAATACGGGTAATATCAATCTTTTAAAGATAACAAATACAGAAAAAGTAAAAGGGAATTTAACAAGGATATATTTTTTAGGAGGTCTTAGAACCATTGAGGATTATTCACAAAAAGATTCGATTTTAAAAAGCATTTCTTCTATCTTGACATCTGGATTGTATGATTTAGAAAATAAAGTAGAAAGTCTATTAAATGAAAACAAAGATTATAAGAACCGTATTAAAAAGTTAGCAGAAAAAATGGCTTATCATCTCGCAAGAGATTTAATCGAAAAGGCGGTGATTGTGAACAATAACAAAGTAGTTTACCATAAAAAAGAGGATGAAACCGCAGATTTTCTACACAAATACGTCGATTTAAAAAATTATACACTCATTATTGAGGATGAGAAGAACAAAACCTTTTCTATTTTCTCAAACAATATTAACTGTAAAGAGCTTATAGACAAATTAAAAGTAAATAACAACATTAAAGGTGGGGGAAGCGAAGTAAGAGGTAACATTAACGGCGATACAAAATTTGAAGACATTCTCAAAATATTAGAAAAATAG
- a CDS encoding extracellular solute-binding protein, producing MKKVTVVFIVLLLTVFAFSQTKLVFWTAPNPQQEMFWKEVVAEYEALHPEIDIEWSTIPAAGSSEEAILTAIASGRGPDISTNIFSGFAAQLADIGQLVALNELEGFDELVETRKMGSIIEGWKINDNAYVIPIYSNPILMWWRDSLLKDAGFDNPPRTYSEIYEFSKNFVVPMEQYSIQVIAGRNWWDRWFDFITYYYAAGKGKSYIDTERMRATFNDEIGQEVAQFIKTMFDNQWTAVDLGTDPFYNGAIAGTLMGPWSIAYAENQYPDVIDDIVITTPPVPDNYPSDQPIYTFADTKGLVIFNTTKHLKEAWEFVKWVFSKEDFDSKWLEYTKMPPAREDLLTNEIFADFWKTKPLAAEYAEYVPYAVPPAPITTTVDVQENMTVELIEPLAHGTKDVQKALDDAVKAINRILW from the coding sequence ATGAAAAAGGTAACAGTGGTGTTTATTGTGTTATTGTTGACGGTTTTTGCGTTTTCTCAGACAAAACTCGTTTTTTGGACCGCTCCTAATCCACAGCAAGAAATGTTTTGGAAGGAAGTCGTTGCTGAATATGAAGCTTTACATCCTGAAATTGATATCGAGTGGTCTACCATTCCAGCAGCAGGAAGTTCAGAAGAAGCTATTCTAACAGCTATAGCTTCGGGGAGAGGTCCGGATATTTCCACCAACATTTTTTCGGGATTTGCCGCACAGTTAGCAGATATAGGCCAATTAGTAGCTTTAAATGAATTAGAAGGATTTGATGAACTTGTTGAAACAAGAAAGATGGGAAGTATCATAGAAGGCTGGAAAATAAACGACAATGCATATGTTATACCTATTTATTCAAACCCTATTTTGATGTGGTGGAGAGATTCATTATTGAAAGATGCTGGCTTTGATAATCCCCCTAGAACATACTCGGAGATTTACGAATTTTCTAAAAACTTTGTGGTACCTATGGAACAATATTCCATTCAAGTAATTGCCGGAAGAAACTGGTGGGATAGATGGTTTGACTTTATAACGTATTACTATGCTGCAGGCAAAGGAAAATCATATATAGATACTGAAAGGATGAGAGCAACATTTAACGACGAAATTGGCCAAGAAGTAGCTCAGTTTATCAAAACAATGTTTGATAACCAATGGACTGCTGTAGACTTAGGTACCGATCCATTTTATAACGGAGCTATTGCTGGAACATTGATGGGGCCTTGGAGCATCGCTTATGCAGAGAATCAGTATCCAGACGTCATTGATGATATTGTTATTACAACGCCACCAGTTCCTGACAATTATCCAAGTGATCAACCAATTTATACTTTTGCTGATACAAAGGGACTTGTAATTTTTAATACTACAAAACATTTGAAAGAAGCTTGGGAATTCGTTAAATGGGTATTCTCAAAAGAAGATTTTGATTCGAAATGGTTAGAATACACCAAAATGCCCCCAGCAAGAGAAGATTTATTAACTAATGAAATATTTGCTGATTTTTGGAAGACAAAACCTTTAGCGGCTGAATATGCCGAATATGTCCCCTATGCTGTTCCCCCTGCACCAATCACAACAACTGTTGATGTACAAGAGAACATGACCGTTGAATTGATTGAACCATTGGCGCACGGTACTAAAGATGTTCAAAAAGCTTTAGATGATGCTGTTAAAGCTATAAACAGAATCCTTTGGTAA
- a CDS encoding LacI family DNA-binding transcriptional regulator → MSKIDDVAKLASVSIATVSRVLNSKDNVSKKTKEKVLRAIEELDYKPSRIARNLANKKNSYNIGLVISKRIDKILKGNDSFGIREFYTTVLAGIETLAKENNIQIKMETFDNGNRKLLEDLDGLLIMGGDRLPNFIENSDLPKVLVDNYIPALKVDSVISNGFDGAYYTIKQMILRGYKKITHIHGPLTYWGFRNRFEGYTAAMTEFGLLPQTFECDETPEGILYALNLSLSKKPNVIFASNDFIALIILNFLKKKKIHVPKEIQLIGFDDIISSSVSEPKLSTVKVFKFEMGNIALNRLIDLINEKNPHPAMISLFTTFVERDSTIIAKNSDQAI, encoded by the coding sequence ATGTCAAAGATAGATGATGTTGCAAAATTAGCCAGTGTATCGATAGCCACAGTATCAAGAGTTTTGAATTCAAAAGACAATGTTTCAAAAAAAACTAAAGAAAAAGTTCTGCGAGCTATCGAAGAATTAGATTATAAACCCTCGAGAATCGCTCGAAATTTAGCCAACAAAAAAAATTCTTATAACATTGGTTTAGTCATTAGTAAAAGAATAGACAAAATTCTCAAGGGGAATGACTCGTTTGGTATAAGAGAGTTCTATACAACTGTTTTAGCGGGGATAGAAACTTTAGCAAAAGAAAACAATATCCAAATAAAAATGGAAACCTTTGATAATGGAAATAGAAAATTATTGGAAGATTTAGATGGTTTGCTGATAATGGGAGGAGACCGCCTACCCAACTTTATTGAAAATTCAGATTTACCGAAGGTACTGGTAGATAATTACATTCCTGCTTTAAAAGTTGATTCGGTAATCTCAAATGGGTTTGATGGTGCTTATTATACAATAAAACAAATGATCTTACGGGGATATAAAAAGATTACACATATTCACGGTCCACTTACATATTGGGGATTTAGAAATAGATTTGAAGGATATACCGCAGCGATGACTGAATTTGGATTGCTGCCTCAAACATTCGAGTGCGACGAAACTCCGGAAGGTATATTATATGCATTAAATCTATCTTTATCCAAAAAACCCAATGTAATTTTCGCTTCAAACGATTTTATAGCTTTAATAATTTTAAATTTTTTAAAAAAGAAAAAAATTCATGTTCCAAAAGAGATTCAACTAATTGGATTTGACGATATTATCTCTTCTTCAGTTTCTGAACCTAAATTGTCTACAGTAAAAGTTTTCAAATTTGAGATGGGAAATATCGCTTTAAATAGATTAATAGATTTGATCAATGAAAAGAATCCTCATCCAGCAATGATCTCCCTATTCACCACTTTTGTAGAAAGGGACAGTACGATAATAGCTAAGAATAGTGACCAAGCAATATAA
- a CDS encoding glycoside hydrolase family 130 protein encodes MNLKLKRHSLNPLFGPNPMHLWESRFVFNPAVVYDGKIFHMLYRAQGEDMVSRIGYAVSLDGIHFNRMEKPVFEPSDLSELYGVEDPRITYIDGKYYMCYTAYSPRNVKISLASTENFFTWERYGTILPESPNKDAALFPEKVNGKYILIHRLEPDIWFAYSEDLMHWDNYVKIASPRKDYWDNLKIGAGGPPLKTPYGWLFLYHGVQEDIRPIYRLGFMLLDLKDPTKVLKRTEEPILEPQENWEIFGGVPNVVFSDALVEYGDQYYVYYGGADNYIALATISKKEVFDWIKE; translated from the coding sequence TTGAATTTGAAGTTAAAAAGGCATTCATTAAACCCGTTGTTTGGTCCAAATCCAATGCATTTGTGGGAGTCTAGGTTTGTTTTTAATCCTGCAGTAGTTTATGACGGGAAAATCTTCCATATGTTGTACCGTGCCCAAGGAGAAGATATGGTTTCTCGGATAGGCTATGCAGTAAGTTTGGACGGTATACACTTCAATAGAATGGAAAAACCTGTATTTGAACCATCAGATTTATCGGAACTATACGGTGTCGAAGACCCAAGAATAACGTATATAGATGGAAAATATTATATGTGTTACACAGCTTATTCTCCGAGAAATGTTAAAATATCCTTAGCCTCCACAGAGAATTTCTTTACTTGGGAAAGATATGGAACTATTTTGCCCGAAAGTCCTAATAAAGATGCTGCCTTGTTTCCAGAAAAGGTTAATGGAAAATATATTTTAATTCATAGGTTGGAACCAGATATTTGGTTTGCATATTCTGAGGATTTAATGCATTGGGACAATTATGTAAAAATTGCTTCACCAAGAAAGGATTATTGGGATAACTTAAAGATCGGAGCCGGTGGTCCGCCTTTAAAAACTCCATATGGTTGGCTATTTTTGTATCATGGTGTCCAAGAAGATATCAGACCTATCTACAGGTTGGGTTTTATGCTTTTAGATTTAAAAGATCCAACAAAGGTTTTAAAAAGAACAGAAGAACCCATTTTAGAGCCTCAGGAAAACTGGGAGATTTTCGGAGGAGTTCCAAACGTCGTATTCTCAGATGCGTTGGTCGAATATGGTGATCAATACTATGTTTACTATGGTGGAGCTGACAACTACATAGCTTTGGCTACTATTTCAAAAAAAGAAGTTTTCGATTGGATAAAGGAGTGA
- a CDS encoding thioredoxin family protein produces the protein MKRFFIAMLFLLPVITIFSVPLDEFVFENFNDAFEVAKLTNKKVVVMFSTPTCPVCAQFKETTLLDEEIQKWLRTEFVFVEIYPTTEKATFQGEEYNYGQLFYAFGARYTPTFIFFDEQQNPFGAVMGGYPADIFIDILKYISYEKNEEISLDKFIEDGLGKDIHILPKTLHLSKDEIERLLDLDPNSKVYEPGKNYDPYTNIVLLQKNTNEQNLEDFYVKIFESKN, from the coding sequence ATGAAAAGATTTTTCATTGCAATGTTATTTCTACTACCAGTAATTACAATATTTTCTGTCCCTTTAGATGAATTTGTTTTTGAAAATTTCAATGATGCTTTCGAAGTTGCCAAGTTAACAAACAAAAAAGTTGTCGTTATGTTTTCAACTCCAACGTGTCCAGTGTGCGCTCAATTCAAAGAAACAACATTGTTGGATGAAGAGATTCAAAAATGGCTACGCACAGAATTTGTTTTTGTAGAAATCTATCCTACAACTGAAAAAGCCACATTTCAAGGAGAAGAATATAATTATGGCCAGTTGTTTTATGCCTTTGGTGCGAGATACACACCAACCTTCATATTCTTCGACGAACAACAAAACCCTTTTGGAGCAGTTATGGGGGGATATCCAGCCGATATATTTATAGATATCTTAAAATATATATCTTATGAAAAAAATGAAGAGATTAGCCTCGATAAATTTATAGAAGATGGATTAGGAAAAGATATCCATATTCTTCCAAAAACTCTTCACTTATCAAAAGATGAAATCGAAAGATTATTGGACTTGGATCCAAATTCCAAAGTCTATGAACCCGGTAAAAATTATGATCCGTATACAAATATAGTTTTACTTCAGAAAAACACAAACGAACAAAACTTAGAGGATTTTTACGTTAAAATCTTTGAATCTAAGAATTAG
- a CDS encoding cytochrome c biogenesis CcdA family protein, with amino-acid sequence MNSLAITNSVTFLTAFSGGLLSFFSPCVFPLIPVFFALVIPDISNTRLVIKRSLGFFLGLSLFFALLGSISGSIGMMLAMYQSVINIVAGVLIILFGFLFLINKSLISAKNIDIRKYNKNNSFFSAFLIGILISLVWIPCASPILASILTLATTTGEPIRGALLLFVYSLGLSIPFLFFSGIVSKILSKVTLGEPKWQKSLRIIGGILLMVVGTMVSFGIFNNLSVI; translated from the coding sequence ATGAATTCTCTTGCCATAACAAATTCTGTTACTTTTTTAACGGCATTTTCTGGTGGGTTATTATCATTTTTTAGCCCATGTGTTTTCCCTTTAATACCCGTTTTTTTTGCATTGGTGATCCCTGATATCTCAAACACCCGTTTGGTCATCAAAAGGAGTTTAGGCTTTTTTCTTGGACTTTCTCTCTTTTTTGCCTTGTTAGGCAGTATTTCTGGTAGTATTGGTATGATGCTTGCAATGTATCAAAGCGTTATTAACATAGTTGCTGGTGTATTAATAATATTATTTGGATTTCTGTTTTTGATAAATAAAAGTTTGATTTCAGCAAAGAATATAGACATCAGAAAATACAATAAAAATAATTCCTTTTTTTCCGCCTTTTTAATTGGGATTTTAATTTCTTTAGTATGGATCCCGTGTGCAAGCCCAATTTTGGCTTCGATTCTTACCTTAGCAACGACAACAGGAGAACCAATAAGAGGAGCTCTTTTACTTTTTGTTTATTCCCTGGGACTTTCCATCCCGTTTTTATTCTTTAGTGGTATTGTCAGTAAAATATTATCTAAAGTAACCTTAGGAGAGCCAAAATGGCAAAAATCCTTGAGAATTATTGGTGGTATTTTGCTTATGGTAGTGGGTACTATGGTTTCATTTGGGATTTTTAACAATCTAAGCGTCATATAA